Proteins encoded together in one Chitinophaga lutea window:
- a CDS encoding GNAT family N-acetyltransferase produces the protein MQIIKANHSHLPQLAVLFDAYRQHYEQPTNVEGAQAYLAERLEQHDSEIYAATDEDGTLIGFTQLYPVFSSIGMKKAWILNDLYVAPEHRRKGAARKLIAASRELGERTSARYIMLQTHITNTTAQALYEDEGFKRDDEFYYYYLSI, from the coding sequence ATGCAAATTATTAAAGCAAACCATTCCCATCTGCCGCAGCTGGCCGTTTTGTTCGACGCCTACCGTCAACACTATGAACAGCCCACCAACGTGGAAGGCGCACAAGCCTACCTGGCGGAACGCCTGGAGCAACACGACAGCGAGATTTACGCCGCCACGGATGAAGACGGCACGCTGATCGGGTTCACACAGTTATACCCGGTGTTTTCTTCCATCGGCATGAAAAAGGCATGGATACTGAACGACCTGTACGTGGCCCCGGAGCATCGCCGGAAAGGCGCGGCGCGCAAACTGATCGCCGCATCGCGGGAGCTGGGCGAGCGCACCAGCGCACGGTACATCATGTTACAGACGCATATTACGAATACAACGGCACAGGCTTTATACGAAGACGAAGGCTTTAAGCGGGACGACGAGTTTTATTACTACTATCTTTCCATTTAA
- a CDS encoding GNAT family N-acetyltransferase, which produces MNAANDARVLAWHPDYQPYFERFNKAWISANYTMEPIDHAVLEEPETHILGHGGDIIFAALGDELAGTVAYKHVDENIVEMTKMAVDEAFQGRRLGWLLATAIMERAAQAGYTRMILYSNTKQAAAINMYRKLGFQEMELESGGYERCNIKMGIDLQPPVLASLGRELRKAAEQVSEKLLRFSNEEAGVRPSPAKWSRKEVLGHLIDSATNNYPRFIRAQHSEYSELPGYNQDFWVEARQYQYADWKELVQLWKTLNLHIARILPLIPAKALGHIVVIGPGAPVTLQYIAEDYLRHLQHHLNQIFPVHANY; this is translated from the coding sequence ATGAACGCAGCAAATGATGCACGGGTGCTGGCCTGGCACCCCGACTATCAACCATATTTCGAGCGCTTCAACAAAGCGTGGATCAGCGCCAACTACACCATGGAGCCGATCGATCATGCGGTACTGGAAGAACCGGAAACGCATATCCTCGGCCATGGCGGAGACATCATCTTCGCCGCCCTCGGCGATGAACTGGCAGGCACCGTGGCGTATAAACATGTGGACGAGAACATCGTGGAAATGACGAAGATGGCCGTAGACGAAGCCTTCCAGGGCCGCCGGCTCGGCTGGCTGCTGGCCACCGCCATCATGGAGCGCGCCGCGCAGGCCGGGTATACCCGCATGATCCTGTACTCCAACACCAAACAGGCCGCGGCCATCAACATGTACCGCAAGCTCGGCTTCCAGGAAATGGAGCTGGAAAGCGGCGGCTACGAAAGATGCAACATCAAGATGGGCATCGACCTGCAACCGCCGGTGCTGGCCAGCCTGGGCCGAGAATTGCGCAAAGCCGCCGAACAGGTGAGCGAAAAACTGCTGCGCTTCAGCAACGAAGAAGCAGGGGTACGGCCCTCGCCGGCCAAATGGAGCCGCAAGGAAGTGCTGGGCCACCTCATCGATTCCGCCACCAATAACTACCCGCGCTTTATACGCGCGCAGCATTCGGAATATTCGGAGCTGCCGGGGTATAACCAGGATTTCTGGGTAGAGGCCCGCCAGTACCAGTACGCCGACTGGAAAGAACTGGTGCAGCTCTGGAAAACGCTCAACCTGCACATCGCCCGCATCCTGCCGCTGATCCCGGCAAAGGCGCTGGGGCACATCGTGGTGATCGGGCCGGGCGCTCCGGTAACGCTGCAGTATATTGCGGAAGATTATTTAAGGCATTTACAACATCACCTCAATCAAATATTCCCGGTACATGCAAATTATTAA
- a CDS encoding EamA family transporter: MKKSNINAYVALVIVSIFWGTTYLASRIGVQHMHGMLLAALRQGTAGVLLVGFFLLRGYKLPKLPVLSRLFVIGVLMLCGSNGLMTWAMKYIPSGMGAIIAATVPIWITIFSYFLVQRTRITAQLILGMVIGLAGIGGIFYDHIKELMDPQYRFGVMLITSACVFWALGSVLTAKWALGVNYLYGAGFQMLFSGVVMFFISLLMGEHLNVTSFTGELWGSLLYLIFVGSLLSYSAYVFALNNLPPSLVSIYAYVNPVVAVILGWLVLSEKLNWMIGVSCLVTLLGVYLVNNAFNKNKKSYERSK, encoded by the coding sequence ATGAAAAAATCAAATATCAACGCTTATGTGGCCCTGGTGATCGTCAGCATCTTCTGGGGCACCACGTACCTGGCTTCCAGGATAGGCGTACAACATATGCACGGCATGCTGCTGGCCGCCCTGCGGCAGGGCACCGCCGGCGTGCTGCTGGTGGGGTTCTTTCTGCTGCGGGGATACAAGCTGCCCAAGCTGCCCGTATTGTCGCGGCTCTTCGTGATCGGGGTGCTGATGCTCTGCGGCAGCAACGGGCTCATGACCTGGGCCATGAAATACATCCCCAGCGGCATGGGCGCCATCATCGCCGCCACGGTGCCCATCTGGATCACGATCTTCAGTTATTTCCTCGTACAGCGCACCCGCATTACGGCGCAGCTGATACTGGGCATGGTCATCGGCCTGGCCGGTATCGGCGGCATCTTTTACGATCACATCAAAGAGCTGATGGACCCGCAGTACCGCTTCGGGGTGATGCTCATCACTTCCGCCTGTGTGTTCTGGGCGCTGGGCTCCGTGCTCACGGCGAAGTGGGCGCTGGGCGTCAATTACCTGTACGGCGCGGGTTTCCAGATGCTGTTCAGCGGCGTGGTGATGTTTTTCATTTCCCTGCTCATGGGCGAGCACCTGAACGTCACCAGCTTTACGGGCGAACTCTGGGGCAGCTTGCTGTATCTGATTTTTGTCGGATCTTTGCTCAGTTATTCGGCTTATGTGTTCGCGCTGAATAACCTGCCGCCCTCGCTCGTATCCATCTATGCATACGTCAATCCCGTGGTGGCGGTCATTCTCGGCTGGCTGGTATTAAGTGAAAAACTGAACTGGATGATCGGCGTATCGTGCCTCGTGACCCTGCTGGGCGTCTATCTTGTCAATAACGCATTTAACAAGAATAAAAAGAGTTATGAACGCAGCAAATGA
- a CDS encoding pyridoxal phosphate-dependent decarboxylase family protein translates to MNATFRHDLLQLNELLQQTASYAGSFLSRINELKVNLPVPSFPATVLPEKGMGAEAALEHFDNRFGDYLTGNAGPRYFGFVTGGVTPAALTGDWLAATFDMNPADKSAVSFHIETETIDLLKQLFGLPDEMLGSFVSGATMSNFTGLATARQWLGRQQGVDVDIAGASALKDVKVLAATPHSSIAKALSMLGLGRNALVKLPTLPGREAVDVSALQAWINAHPGEPFIYVASAGTVNTVDFDDLAAIAALKKEHNFWLHVDAAFGGFAAASPRYKHLLRGWEAADSVTIDAHKWLNVPYDAAMIFTRHPLLQLAVFQNAGAAYLGDPAENFNYINYAPENSRRLRSLPAWFSLKAYGAEGYRDMVEQNIRLAQLLGERIQKSERFQLLAPVRLCVVCFTLNHEPRMLAEHVQLFLQKLNKRGLVYVTPTQYQGVSAIRAALVNWRTTEQDIDKVMEELETVAADIAHLSAIIENN, encoded by the coding sequence ATGAATGCAACATTCCGCCACGACCTCTTACAGCTGAATGAACTGCTGCAGCAAACAGCCAGCTATGCAGGCAGTTTTCTTTCCCGGATCAACGAGCTGAAAGTCAACCTGCCGGTTCCTTCGTTCCCCGCTACGGTTTTACCGGAAAAGGGCATGGGGGCGGAGGCCGCATTGGAGCATTTCGACAACCGGTTTGGCGATTACCTCACCGGCAACGCCGGCCCGCGCTACTTCGGTTTCGTGACCGGCGGCGTAACGCCCGCGGCATTGACAGGCGACTGGCTCGCCGCTACATTCGACATGAACCCGGCCGACAAATCGGCCGTTTCTTTCCATATTGAAACAGAAACCATCGACCTGCTGAAACAGTTATTCGGGTTGCCCGACGAGATGCTGGGAAGTTTTGTGAGCGGGGCCACCATGAGTAATTTTACCGGCCTTGCGACCGCCAGGCAATGGCTCGGTAGGCAGCAGGGGGTGGATGTGGACATCGCCGGCGCCAGCGCGCTGAAAGATGTGAAGGTACTGGCCGCCACCCCGCACTCCAGCATCGCCAAAGCATTGTCGATGCTCGGCCTGGGCCGCAACGCCCTGGTGAAACTGCCCACGTTGCCGGGGCGCGAGGCGGTGGACGTATCTGCACTTCAGGCATGGATCAACGCCCATCCCGGCGAGCCCTTCATTTATGTGGCCAGCGCGGGCACCGTCAATACGGTTGACTTCGACGACCTCGCCGCCATCGCCGCACTCAAAAAAGAACATAATTTCTGGCTGCATGTAGACGCCGCTTTCGGTGGTTTCGCAGCCGCCAGCCCCCGCTACAAACACCTGCTCCGCGGGTGGGAAGCGGCAGACTCCGTTACCATAGACGCCCATAAGTGGCTCAACGTGCCGTACGATGCGGCCATGATATTCACCCGTCATCCCCTGTTACAGTTAGCCGTGTTCCAGAATGCAGGCGCCGCCTACCTGGGCGACCCCGCCGAAAATTTCAATTACATCAACTACGCGCCGGAAAACTCCCGCCGCCTGCGGTCGCTGCCCGCCTGGTTCTCACTGAAGGCCTACGGGGCCGAGGGATACAGGGACATGGTGGAGCAAAACATCCGGCTGGCGCAGCTGCTCGGCGAACGGATACAGAAAAGCGAACGTTTCCAGTTACTCGCCCCGGTGCGGTTATGCGTGGTATGCTTCACGCTCAACCACGAGCCGCGAATGCTGGCGGAGCATGTACAACTGTTCCTGCAAAAGTTGAACAAGCGGGGCCTCGTATATGTGACGCCTACCCAGTACCAGGGTGTATCCGCCATCAGGGCGGCGCTGGTCAACTGGCGGACCACGGAACAGGACATTGATAAGGTGATGGAAGAGCTTGAGACCGTTGCCGCAGACATTGCCCATCTTTCCGCCATCATAGAAAATAATTGA